One genomic window of Streptomonospora nanhaiensis includes the following:
- a CDS encoding PhoX family protein yields the protein MPQTAPHRRLLPLLGQVGGGRSRTTCRFRCGDACFHEAPNTSDNAYFGDIAAAALSRRNVLRAGAVGAGATAAVGLAGFGPALASPGPRNPRLKFDGIEVGTSDRVEIPRGYEQRVVVRWGDPVVPGAPKFDINRQTAEAQEKQFGYNCDYVAFQPLGRDRGLLWVNHEYTNENLMFRGYTDGAEADLEHIRIAMAAHGGSVVEIRRVGRTGGWRLADGGRHFNRRITATTPMKLTGPAAGSELLRTEADPEGTRVLGMLNNCAGGMTPWGTILTCEENFNQYFVGGEGAPEEKKAALRRYGIATSGDTRAGNRRFDRVDERFDLSRHPNEANRFGYVVEIDPFDPDSTPRKRTMLGRFKHEGATTRLTRDGRVAVYMGDDERFDYIYKFVSAGRYRKGSRRANSSLLDTGTLYVARLSGDSPAEELDGSGALPADGAFDGRGEWVALCTDKKSFVEGFTVAEVLVHTRLAADAAGATKMDRPEDIEASPATGKVYCALTNNSAREPGQADEPNPRGPNRFGHILELSEQGNDAGATRFRWDVPIVCGDPEDPSTYFAGYDKSKVVAISSPDNLTFDEQGNLWISTDGQPGTIGVNDALFAVPVEGRYKGELKAFASVPVGAECCGPFITEDQKTVFIAPQHPGEDGTFDEPQSTWPDGDFPRPSVVSIWNSKGHDIGR from the coding sequence GTGCCGCAAACCGCGCCTCACCGTCGCCTGCTGCCGCTGCTCGGCCAGGTCGGCGGCGGCCGTTCCCGGACCACCTGCCGCTTCCGCTGCGGCGACGCCTGCTTCCACGAGGCGCCCAACACGAGCGACAACGCCTATTTCGGCGACATCGCCGCCGCCGCGCTGTCCCGCCGAAACGTGCTGCGGGCCGGAGCGGTCGGCGCGGGTGCGACGGCAGCCGTCGGCCTGGCCGGGTTCGGCCCCGCGCTGGCCTCCCCCGGGCCGCGCAACCCCCGCCTGAAGTTCGACGGCATCGAGGTGGGCACCTCCGACCGCGTGGAGATCCCGCGCGGCTACGAGCAGCGCGTCGTCGTGCGCTGGGGCGACCCGGTCGTGCCGGGCGCGCCGAAGTTCGACATCAACCGCCAGACCGCCGAGGCGCAGGAGAAGCAGTTCGGCTACAACTGCGACTACGTCGCCTTCCAGCCGCTGGGCCGCGACCGCGGGCTGCTGTGGGTCAACCACGAGTACACCAACGAGAACCTGATGTTCCGGGGCTACACCGACGGCGCCGAGGCCGACCTGGAGCACATCCGCATCGCCATGGCGGCCCACGGCGGCTCGGTCGTGGAGATCCGCCGCGTGGGCAGGACCGGCGGCTGGCGCCTGGCCGACGGCGGCCGCCACTTCAACCGGCGCATCACCGCCACCACCCCGATGAAGCTCACCGGCCCGGCCGCCGGCAGCGAACTGCTGCGCACCGAGGCCGACCCCGAGGGCACCCGGGTACTGGGCATGCTCAACAACTGCGCCGGCGGCATGACCCCGTGGGGCACCATCCTCACCTGCGAGGAGAACTTCAACCAGTACTTCGTCGGCGGCGAGGGCGCCCCCGAGGAGAAGAAGGCGGCGCTGCGGCGCTACGGCATCGCCACCTCCGGCGACACCCGCGCGGGCAACCGCCGCTTCGACCGGGTGGACGAGCGCTTCGACCTCTCCCGCCACCCCAACGAGGCCAACCGGTTCGGCTACGTGGTGGAGATCGACCCGTTCGACCCCGACTCCACGCCGCGCAAGCGCACCATGCTCGGCCGCTTCAAGCACGAGGGCGCCACCACCCGGCTGACCCGCGACGGCCGCGTGGCGGTCTACATGGGCGACGACGAGCGCTTCGACTACATCTACAAGTTCGTCAGCGCGGGCCGCTACCGCAAGGGCTCCCGGCGCGCCAACAGCAGCCTGCTGGACACCGGCACCCTGTACGTGGCCCGCCTCAGCGGCGACAGCCCCGCCGAGGAGCTCGACGGCTCCGGCGCCCTGCCCGCCGACGGCGCGTTCGACGGCCGCGGCGAGTGGGTGGCGCTGTGCACCGACAAGAAGAGCTTCGTCGAGGGCTTCACCGTGGCCGAGGTGCTGGTGCACACCCGCCTGGCCGCCGACGCCGCCGGCGCCACCAAGATGGACCGCCCCGAGGACATCGAGGCCAGCCCGGCCACCGGCAAGGTCTACTGCGCGCTGACCAACAACTCCGCCCGCGAGCCCGGCCAGGCCGACGAGCCCAACCCGCGCGGCCCCAACCGCTTCGGCCACATCCTGGAGCTCTCCGAGCAGGGCAACGACGCCGGCGCCACCCGGTTCCGCTGGGACGTGCCGATCGTCTGCGGCGACCCGGAGGACCCCAGCACCTACTTCGCCGGCTACGACAAGTCCAAGGTCGTGGCGATCTCCTCGCCGGACAACCTCACGTTCGACGAGCAGGGCAACCTGTGGATCTCCACCGACGGCCAGCCCGGCACCATCGGCGTCAACGACGCGCTGTTCGCCGTGCCGGTCGAGGGCCGCTACAAGGGCGAGCTGAAGGCGTTCGCGTCGGTGCCGGTGGGCGCCGAGTGCTGCGGCCCCTTCATCACCGAGGACCAGAAGACGGTCTTCATCGCCCCGCAGCACCCCGGTGAGGACGGCACGTTCGACGAGCCGCAGAGCACCTGGCCCGACGGGGACTTCCCGCGCCCCTCGGTGGTGTCCATCTGGAACAGCAAGGGCCACGACATCGGCCGCTAG
- a CDS encoding ATP-binding protein, whose protein sequence is MEEPHATAGASRPPARRRFPALASQIQYARRFVERTIAPSPEITTATLLTSELATNAITHSSSGLPGGKFEVAVHLAPGWARVEVRDLGSPEQPRAQHRDPYDTSEHGRGLDLVEALAAKWGTEPRPDGLGRLVWFELVWDPGESGADRD, encoded by the coding sequence ATGGAAGAGCCCCACGCCACCGCAGGAGCCTCCCGACCGCCCGCGCGCCGCCGGTTCCCGGCCCTCGCGAGCCAGATCCAGTACGCGCGCCGCTTCGTCGAGCGGACGATCGCCCCATCACCCGAGATCACCACGGCCACGCTGCTCACCAGCGAGCTGGCCACCAACGCCATCACGCACAGCTCCTCGGGCCTGCCCGGGGGCAAGTTCGAGGTGGCCGTGCACCTGGCGCCCGGCTGGGCGCGGGTGGAGGTGCGCGACCTCGGCAGTCCCGAGCAGCCGCGCGCCCAGCACCGCGACCCCTACGACACCAGCGAGCACGGCCGGGGCCTGGACCTGGTCGAGGCGCTGGCCGCCAAGTGGGGCACCGAGCCCCGCCCCGACGGCCTGGGCCGGCTCGTGTGGTTCGAGCTGGTGTGGGACCCCGGCGAGAGCGGGGCGGACCGGGACTGA
- a CDS encoding efflux RND transporter permease subunit yields MNRLAQLSLGNRALILLITLAAAVFGTLATVNTERELMPTLDVPMVMVSAQYQGASPEVVETELAEPLEQAVQSVPGVVSYTSTSSTGSVQVTAEFDYGDSSDDVVRDVQQAVDQAEGLLPEDVDPSVTAFGTDDIPVVMLAAGAGDGDEQALAEPLEEQVVPELESIDGVRAATVTGVRESSVVITPDDDELEDRGLTANDITGAVQASGALTPGGDITEDGRTLTVTTGDQFESVEDVRDILVTPGGQAGAGGAGAAAGAGAAGAAMPGAAAAAPEPVRLSEIADVELRMDEQSSITRTDGDPSLGVMVTKTPDGNTVEISEQVQAALDDLEPMLGDDAEITVVFDQAPFINDSIVAMAEEGALGLAFAIVIILVFLVSIRSTLVTAVSIPVSLLVAMIGVQAFGYSLNLLTLGALTIAVGRVVDDSIVVLENIKRHMSYGEDKFHAVLTGVREVGVAITAATLTTMAVFLPIGFVGGQVGELFRPFAVTVSLALAASLLVALTIIPVLAYWFMRPRVVPPEELERVKAEEYQRELRTPLQRMYLPVIRWTTRHRIITLAASVVLLIGTFAAAANLQTNFLGNQGQNTYQVTQELPVGTSLEEADQEAAKVEDTLEGLSWVESYQTSVGGGGPEAMLMGGGGADTVTYTVTSDPEEDQAAIEERLRDALEDVDTDSELRLASAGMGGSTLQVEVRAEDQDTLVDAAGMVEDAVRDIPGAADVENSIAAAQPALEVNVNAEDAADEGLTEAAIGQAVSQAFQGAEVGTAVIDGAQRDLVVRDTERPATVGDLEDLRIATPTGDEVRLGAVADVEEVMQAPQLNRSDGVRSATVSATPTAEDLGAVTTELTQALDELDLPEGATAEIGGVSSDQTEAFAQLGIAMIAAVAIVYLIMVATFKSLMQPLILLVSIPFAATGSIGLLLATGQPMGLAAMIGMLMLIGVVVTNAIVLIDLVNQYRSEGMELREAVVEGSRHRLRPILMTALATIFALTPMALGITGGGAFISQPLAIVVIGGLVTSTLLTLVLVPVLYTMAEGRKERRAQRRQAKRDAAVEEERRRRAGTESGSAADDSESAEADVAGKPRG; encoded by the coding sequence GTGAACCGGCTCGCACAGCTCTCCCTGGGCAACCGCGCCCTGATCCTGCTCATCACCCTGGCCGCGGCGGTCTTCGGCACACTGGCCACCGTCAACACCGAGCGCGAGCTGATGCCCACGCTCGACGTCCCGATGGTCATGGTCAGCGCCCAGTACCAGGGCGCCTCTCCCGAGGTCGTCGAGACCGAACTGGCCGAGCCGCTGGAGCAGGCCGTCCAGAGCGTCCCCGGCGTCGTCAGCTACACCTCCACCTCCAGCACCGGATCGGTGCAGGTGACCGCGGAGTTCGACTACGGCGACAGCAGCGACGACGTCGTGCGCGACGTCCAGCAGGCCGTCGACCAGGCCGAGGGCCTGCTGCCCGAGGACGTCGACCCCTCCGTGACGGCCTTCGGCACCGACGACATCCCCGTCGTCATGCTGGCCGCCGGCGCCGGCGACGGCGACGAGCAGGCCCTGGCCGAGCCGCTGGAAGAACAGGTCGTCCCCGAACTGGAGTCCATCGACGGCGTGCGCGCCGCCACGGTCACCGGTGTGCGGGAGTCCTCCGTCGTCATCACGCCCGACGACGACGAGCTGGAGGACCGCGGGCTCACCGCCAACGACATCACCGGCGCCGTCCAGGCCAGCGGGGCGCTCACCCCCGGCGGCGACATCACCGAGGACGGCCGCACCCTGACCGTCACCACCGGCGACCAGTTCGAGTCGGTCGAGGACGTCCGCGACATCCTCGTCACGCCCGGCGGGCAGGCCGGCGCGGGCGGTGCCGGCGCCGCGGCGGGAGCCGGCGCCGCGGGCGCGGCCATGCCGGGCGCGGCGGCCGCGGCCCCCGAACCCGTGCGCCTCAGCGAGATCGCCGACGTCGAGCTGCGCATGGACGAGCAGTCCAGCATCACCCGCACCGACGGCGACCCCAGCCTCGGCGTCATGGTCACCAAGACCCCCGACGGCAACACCGTCGAGATCTCCGAGCAGGTCCAGGCGGCCCTGGACGACCTGGAGCCCATGCTCGGCGACGACGCCGAGATCACCGTGGTGTTCGACCAGGCGCCGTTCATCAACGACTCCATCGTGGCCATGGCCGAGGAGGGCGCGCTGGGCCTGGCCTTCGCGATCGTCATCATCCTGGTGTTCCTGGTCTCGATCCGCTCGACCCTGGTCACCGCGGTGTCCATCCCGGTCTCGCTGCTCGTGGCGATGATCGGCGTGCAGGCGTTCGGCTACTCCCTCAACCTCCTCACCCTGGGCGCGCTGACCATCGCGGTGGGCCGCGTGGTCGACGACTCGATCGTGGTGCTGGAGAACATCAAGCGGCACATGTCCTACGGCGAGGACAAGTTCCACGCCGTGCTCACCGGTGTGCGCGAGGTCGGCGTGGCCATCACCGCGGCCACCCTGACCACCATGGCGGTGTTCCTGCCGATCGGGTTCGTCGGCGGCCAGGTGGGCGAGCTGTTCCGGCCCTTCGCCGTGACCGTGAGCCTGGCGCTGGCCGCGTCCCTGCTGGTGGCGCTGACCATCATCCCGGTGCTGGCCTACTGGTTCATGCGCCCGCGCGTGGTCCCGCCCGAGGAGCTGGAGCGGGTCAAGGCCGAGGAGTACCAGCGCGAGCTGCGCACCCCGCTGCAGCGCATGTACCTGCCGGTGATCCGGTGGACCACCCGCCACCGCATCATCACGCTGGCGGCCTCGGTGGTCCTGCTCATCGGCACCTTCGCCGCGGCGGCCAACCTGCAGACCAACTTCCTGGGCAACCAGGGGCAGAACACCTACCAGGTGACCCAGGAGCTTCCCGTCGGCACCTCCCTTGAGGAGGCCGACCAGGAGGCCGCGAAGGTCGAGGACACCCTTGAGGGCCTGTCCTGGGTGGAGTCCTACCAGACCTCCGTGGGCGGGGGCGGCCCCGAGGCCATGCTGATGGGCGGCGGCGGAGCCGACACGGTGACCTACACCGTCACCTCCGACCCCGAGGAGGACCAGGCCGCGATCGAGGAGCGGCTGCGCGACGCCCTTGAGGACGTCGACACCGACTCCGAGCTGCGGCTGGCCTCCGCCGGCATGGGCGGCTCCACGCTGCAGGTCGAGGTCCGCGCCGAGGACCAGGACACCCTGGTCGACGCCGCCGGCATGGTCGAGGACGCCGTCCGCGACATCCCCGGCGCCGCCGACGTCGAGAACAGCATCGCCGCCGCCCAGCCCGCGCTGGAGGTCAACGTCAACGCCGAGGACGCCGCCGACGAGGGCCTGACCGAGGCCGCGATCGGCCAGGCGGTCTCCCAGGCGTTCCAGGGCGCCGAGGTGGGCACCGCCGTCATCGACGGCGCCCAGCGCGACCTGGTGGTGCGCGACACCGAGCGGCCCGCCACGGTCGGCGACCTCGAGGACCTGCGCATCGCCACGCCCACCGGCGACGAGGTCCGGCTCGGCGCCGTGGCCGACGTCGAGGAGGTCATGCAGGCGCCCCAGCTCAACCGCTCCGACGGCGTGCGCAGCGCCACCGTCTCGGCCACGCCGACGGCCGAGGACCTCGGCGCCGTCACGACCGAGCTGACCCAGGCGCTGGACGAGCTGGACCTGCCCGAGGGCGCCACCGCCGAGATCGGCGGCGTCAGCAGCGACCAGACCGAGGCGTTCGCCCAGCTGGGGATCGCCATGATCGCCGCGGTCGCGATCGTCTACCTGATCATGGTGGCGACCTTCAAGAGCCTGATGCAGCCGCTCATCCTGCTGGTCTCGATCCCGTTCGCGGCCACCGGCTCGATCGGCCTGCTGCTGGCCACCGGCCAGCCCATGGGCCTGGCCGCGATGATCGGCATGCTGATGCTGATCGGCGTGGTCGTCACCAACGCCATCGTGCTGATCGACCTGGTCAACCAGTACCGGTCGGAGGGCATGGAGCTGCGCGAGGCGGTCGTGGAGGGGTCCCGGCACCGGCTGCGGCCCATCCTGATGACCGCGCTGGCCACCATCTTCGCCCTCACCCCGATGGCGCTGGGGATCACCGGCGGCGGCGCGTTCATCTCCCAGCCGCTGGCGATCGTGGTCATCGGCGGCCTGGTCACCTCGACGCTGCTGACCCTGGTCCTGGTGCCGGTGCTCTACACCATGGCCGAGGGCCGCAAGGAGCGCCGCGCCCAGCGGCGCCAGGCCAAGCGCGACGCGGCCGTCGAGGAGGAGCGGCGCCGGCGCGCCGGCACGGAGTCCGGCTCCGCCGCCGACGACTCCGAGTCGGCCGAGGCCGACGTCGCCGGGAAGCCGCGCGGCTAG
- the cmtR gene encoding Cd(II)/Pb(II)-sensing metalloregulatory transcriptional regulator CmtR, translated as MVFMLTSEQRLAAIQRLGRALADPTRCRLLLALLEGPDYPAHLAEQLGLTRQNVSNHLACLRECGLVATTARGRQVSYQLVDAALVHALEDLLRVVWGVAQEHLPPGETTPVAAG; from the coding sequence ATGGTTTTCATGTTGACTTCCGAGCAGCGCCTCGCCGCGATCCAGCGCCTGGGCCGGGCACTGGCCGACCCCACCCGCTGCCGGCTCCTGCTGGCCCTGCTGGAGGGCCCCGACTACCCGGCGCACCTGGCCGAGCAGTTGGGTCTTACCCGGCAGAACGTCTCCAACCACCTGGCGTGCCTGCGGGAGTGCGGCCTGGTCGCCACCACCGCGCGCGGCCGGCAGGTCAGCTACCAACTCGTCGACGCCGCGCTGGTGCACGCTTTGGAGGACCTGCTGCGCGTGGTGTGGGGCGTGGCCCAGGAGCACCTGCCGCCCGGCGAGACCACCCCGGTGGCCGCCGGCTGA
- a CDS encoding cation diffusion facilitator family transporter, with the protein MGHGHGHGHATAAAANRWRLAAALALMLGVAVVQVAGAATSGSLALLADAGHTVADSFGVVLALVAVWVAARPPSADRTFGLQRAEVLAAALNALTLFALCGFVAVEAVRRLLDPQPVAGPWVAAVAAVGLAANVVALLVLRGGQRDSLNVRGAYLEVMGDALASVGVLVGGGLIWLTGWERVDSLVSLAVSAFIVPRAWSLLREAVHVLLEATPRNVDLDEVRAHLMRQPGVLDVHDLHAWTITSGTPVMSAHVVVEDGRLADAGRVLDDLHACLSGHFDVEHSTLQLEPAGHVEHEGPCHA; encoded by the coding sequence ATGGGCCACGGACACGGCCACGGCCACGCCACGGCCGCCGCCGCCAACCGCTGGCGGCTGGCCGCCGCACTGGCGCTGATGCTGGGGGTGGCGGTGGTGCAGGTCGCCGGCGCCGCCACCTCGGGCAGCCTGGCGCTGCTGGCCGACGCCGGGCACACCGTCGCCGACTCCTTCGGCGTGGTGCTGGCCCTGGTGGCGGTGTGGGTCGCCGCACGGCCGCCCAGCGCCGACCGCACGTTCGGCCTCCAGCGCGCCGAGGTGCTGGCCGCCGCCCTCAACGCCCTCACCCTCTTCGCCCTGTGCGGGTTCGTCGCCGTCGAGGCCGTGCGGCGGCTGCTGGACCCCCAGCCGGTCGCCGGCCCCTGGGTGGCGGCCGTGGCCGCGGTGGGACTGGCCGCCAACGTGGTCGCGCTGCTGGTGCTGCGCGGCGGCCAGCGCGACAGCCTCAACGTCCGCGGCGCCTACCTGGAGGTCATGGGCGACGCCCTGGCCTCGGTGGGCGTGCTGGTGGGCGGCGGGCTGATCTGGCTCACCGGCTGGGAGCGGGTCGACTCCCTGGTCTCCCTGGCCGTCTCCGCCTTCATCGTGCCGCGCGCCTGGAGCCTGCTGCGCGAGGCCGTGCACGTCCTGCTGGAGGCCACGCCGCGCAACGTCGACCTCGACGAGGTCCGCGCCCACCTGATGCGCCAGCCCGGCGTGCTGGACGTCCACGACCTGCACGCCTGGACCATCACCTCGGGCACCCCGGTGATGTCGGCGCACGTGGTGGTCGAGGACGGCCGCCTGGCCGACGCCGGGCGCGTGCTGGACGACCTGCACGCGTGTCTGTCCGGGCACTTCGACGTCGAGCACTCCACACTGCAACTGGAGCCCGCCGGCCACGTCGAGCACGAGGGCCCCTGCCACGCCTGA
- the nhaA gene encoding Na+/H+ antiporter NhaA produces the protein MTEGRSPGAIGGAGRPSGLNRLTDALREDVVSGFLLIAGAVVALVWANSPWAGAYESIRTFSFGPEPLHLHLSVEAWAADGLLAIFFFVVGNELKQEFVHGELRNPRRAMLPIIAALCGMVVPATIYALINLGNPDALGGWGIPMATDIAFAVAILAVVGRYLPPALRTFLLTLAIVDDLGAIVVIAVFYTDHLAFLPLLGAIALLAVFGYLQRGRGLAAALDRSPVPNWVVYIPLAVTAWALMHASGVHATIAGVAMGMLMRTVALPGEETDPSHRAEHVIRPWSSGVVLPFFAMMSAGVAFTGLDAIFSDTAALGVIVGLVCGKLLGIFGGSWITTKVTSAELNPSLRWVDIFGMSLLAGIGFTVSLLVTELSFPEHPEMMEDAKAGVLVASLVATVLAALVLGVRSAHYRRHGYDTAEAGAGAAGS, from the coding sequence ATGACCGAGGGACGGAGCCCGGGCGCGATCGGCGGGGCCGGCAGGCCCAGCGGCCTCAACAGGCTCACCGACGCCCTCCGCGAGGACGTCGTCAGCGGTTTCCTGCTGATCGCGGGCGCCGTGGTCGCACTGGTCTGGGCCAACTCCCCCTGGGCCGGGGCCTATGAGTCCATCCGGACCTTCTCCTTCGGCCCGGAGCCGCTGCACCTGCACCTGAGCGTCGAGGCGTGGGCCGCCGACGGCCTGCTGGCGATCTTCTTCTTCGTCGTCGGCAACGAGCTCAAGCAGGAGTTCGTGCACGGCGAGCTGCGCAACCCGCGCCGCGCCATGCTGCCCATCATCGCGGCGCTGTGCGGCATGGTCGTGCCCGCCACCATCTACGCGCTGATCAACCTGGGCAACCCCGACGCCCTGGGCGGCTGGGGCATCCCCATGGCCACCGACATCGCCTTCGCGGTCGCCATCCTCGCCGTCGTCGGCCGCTACCTGCCCCCCGCGCTGCGCACCTTCCTGCTCACCCTGGCCATCGTGGACGACCTCGGCGCGATCGTCGTCATCGCCGTCTTCTACACCGACCACCTGGCGTTCCTGCCGCTGCTGGGCGCGATCGCCCTCCTCGCCGTCTTCGGCTACCTCCAGCGCGGCCGGGGCCTGGCCGCCGCGCTGGACCGCTCCCCCGTGCCCAACTGGGTCGTCTACATCCCCCTCGCCGTCACGGCCTGGGCGCTGATGCACGCCAGCGGCGTGCACGCCACCATCGCCGGCGTGGCCATGGGCATGCTCATGCGCACCGTCGCCCTGCCCGGCGAGGAGACCGACCCCAGCCACCGCGCCGAGCACGTCATCCGCCCCTGGTCCTCCGGCGTGGTGCTGCCCTTCTTCGCGATGATGTCGGCGGGCGTGGCCTTCACCGGCCTGGACGCGATCTTCTCCGACACCGCCGCGCTCGGCGTGATCGTCGGCCTGGTCTGCGGCAAGCTCCTGGGCATCTTCGGCGGCTCCTGGATCACCACCAAGGTCACCAGCGCCGAACTCAACCCCTCGCTGCGCTGGGTCGACATCTTCGGCATGTCGCTGCTGGCCGGGATCGGCTTCACGGTGTCGCTGCTGGTGACCGAGCTGTCCTTCCCCGAGCACCCGGAGATGATGGAGGACGCCAAGGCCGGCGTGCTGGTGGCCTCGCTGGTTGCCACGGTGCTGGCCGCCCTGGTGCTGGGCGTGCGCAGCGCCCACTACCGGCGCCACGGCTACGACACCGCCGAGGCGGGCGCCGGAGCCGCCGGGTCCTGA
- a CDS encoding TrkH family potassium uptake protein yields the protein MRTPQPDRAQTVRSAVYRRLARLWRRPTLPRDIPRALWGRPARVFVLLFVVADLLGALVLLLPAAHAEGESLTVVEALFTATSALAVCGLAVIGLGSELSVFGELVVAALVQVGGIGIMTLASVLGVVVIHRFGLRMQLTVQAETRSLSVGDVSGIVGRVVRTSLLCEAVLAAVIVPRLWLSHGMSPLEVLYSGAFHSIMAFNNAGLSLYDDSLTRFSGDPVILLPIAAATIVGGLGFPVLLELRRHLRSPRRWSLHTKLTMTTTGLLFAAGIVLVPLLEWTNPATLGGLSTEARLVNGIFHGIMPRSGGFNTVDVGAMEESTLLVTIMLMFVGNGSGSTAGGIKVATLAVLFLVVWAEIRGHPHVHVFGRRLPPSVIREALSLTFLSMTVVVASTVALLVATTYPLEVVLFEVVSASGVVGLSTGITGDLPEGAQLLLVVLMLAGRIGPITFASALALREHTRRYDLAESRPIIG from the coding sequence ATGCGAACACCCCAGCCTGACCGCGCCCAGACCGTGCGCAGCGCCGTCTACCGCAGGCTGGCGCGGCTCTGGCGGCGCCCCACGCTGCCGCGCGACATCCCCCGCGCCCTGTGGGGCCGCCCGGCGCGCGTGTTCGTGCTGCTGTTCGTGGTCGCCGACCTGCTGGGCGCGCTGGTCCTGCTGCTGCCCGCCGCCCACGCCGAGGGCGAGAGCCTCACCGTGGTCGAGGCGCTGTTCACCGCCACCAGCGCGCTGGCGGTGTGCGGGCTGGCGGTCATCGGGCTGGGCAGCGAGCTGTCGGTGTTCGGCGAACTGGTGGTGGCCGCGCTGGTCCAGGTCGGCGGCATCGGGATCATGACCCTGGCCTCGGTGCTGGGCGTGGTGGTCATCCACCGCTTCGGGCTGCGCATGCAGCTCACGGTGCAGGCCGAGACCCGCAGCCTCAGTGTCGGCGACGTCAGCGGGATCGTGGGCCGCGTGGTGCGCACCAGCCTGCTGTGCGAGGCGGTGCTGGCGGCGGTGATCGTGCCGCGCCTGTGGCTGTCCCACGGCATGTCCCCGCTGGAGGTGCTCTACAGCGGGGCCTTCCACTCGATCATGGCCTTCAACAACGCCGGGCTGTCCCTCTACGACGACAGCCTCACCCGGTTCTCCGGCGACCCCGTCATCCTGCTGCCCATCGCCGCGGCCACCATCGTGGGCGGGCTGGGCTTCCCGGTGCTGCTGGAGCTGCGCCGCCACCTGCGCAGCCCCCGGCGCTGGAGCCTGCACACCAAGCTGACCATGACCACCACGGGGCTGCTGTTCGCGGCCGGGATCGTGCTGGTCCCCCTCCTGGAGTGGACCAACCCCGCCACCCTGGGCGGCCTCAGCACCGAGGCGCGGCTGGTCAACGGGATCTTCCACGGGATCATGCCGCGCAGCGGCGGGTTCAACACGGTGGACGTGGGCGCCATGGAGGAGTCCACGCTGCTGGTCACGATCATGCTGATGTTCGTGGGCAACGGCAGCGGCAGCACGGCCGGCGGCATCAAGGTGGCCACGCTGGCGGTGCTGTTCCTGGTGGTGTGGGCGGAGATCCGCGGCCACCCCCACGTCCACGTCTTCGGCCGCCGCCTCCCGCCCTCGGTGATCCGCGAGGCACTGAGCCTGACGTTCCTGTCGATGACGGTGGTCGTGGCCTCCACGGTGGCGCTGCTGGTGGCCACGACCTACCCGCTGGAGGTCGTGCTCTTCGAGGTGGTGTCGGCCTCGGGCGTGGTGGGGCTGTCCACCGGGATCACCGGCGACCTGCCCGAGGGGGCGCAGCTGCTGCTGGTCGTGCTCATGCTGGCCGGCCGGATCGGCCCCATCACGTTCGCCTCGGCGCTGGCCCTGCGCGAGCACACCCGGCGCTACGATCTGGCCGAGTCGCGTCCGATTATTGGTTAG
- a CDS encoding potassium channel family protein — MQRSRPNDKRVLVIGLGRFGSSLALELVAHGWEVLGMDSNPRLVQAYAESLTHTVVADATDDEALRQVGAHEFTRAVVAIGTHLEESILAASLLVDMGVPHIWAKATSRRHGRILQQIGAHHVVLPEHDMGERVAHLVSGRMLDYVEIEEDFALGKTKAPREMIGRKLGETKVRTKHGITVVCIKRHGEQFTYATADTVPQKGDIIVVAGKTDAVERFAEIN; from the coding sequence GTGCAGCGGAGCAGGCCAAACGACAAGCGCGTGCTCGTCATCGGGCTGGGGCGCTTCGGCAGCTCCCTGGCCCTGGAGCTGGTGGCGCACGGCTGGGAGGTGCTGGGCATGGACTCCAACCCGCGCCTGGTGCAGGCCTACGCCGAGTCGCTGACCCACACCGTGGTGGCCGACGCCACCGACGACGAGGCGCTGCGCCAGGTCGGCGCGCACGAGTTCACCCGGGCGGTCGTGGCGATCGGCACCCACCTGGAGGAGAGCATCCTGGCCGCCTCGCTCCTGGTGGACATGGGCGTGCCGCACATCTGGGCCAAGGCCACCAGCCGCCGGCACGGCCGCATCCTGCAGCAGATCGGCGCCCACCACGTCGTCCTGCCCGAGCACGACATGGGCGAGCGCGTGGCGCACCTGGTCTCGGGGCGGATGCTCGACTACGTCGAGATCGAGGAGGACTTCGCGCTGGGCAAGACCAAGGCGCCGCGCGAGATGATCGGCCGCAAGCTGGGCGAGACCAAGGTGCGCACCAAGCACGGCATCACGGTGGTGTGCATCAAGCGCCACGGCGAGCAGTTCACCTACGCCACGGCCGACACCGTTCCGCAGAAGGGCGACATCATCGTGGTCGCCGGCAAGACCGACGCCGTGGAGCGGTTCGCCGAGATCAACTGA